Part of the Desulfovibrio sp. TomC genome, ACGCCGGCAAACCGGTCCGATACAGAAGAATTTGTCGCCGTCCTGGATGAGGTCGACGCGAAAGCCGGCGAGAGCATTTTCGCGGACAAAGGATACAGCAGCCAACTCAATCGCTACGTGCTCCATGTTCGAGGCCTTGCCGACGGCATCATGTACAAGGCTGCTCGCAACAGGGAACTGACCCCCTCAGAAAAAATCGCCAACCGTCAAATCAGCAGCGTCCGCGCGAAAGCCGAGCGAGCCTTCGGCACCCTCAAGCGCGGCTATGGATTTTACCGCGCGAGGTACCTCGGACGTGCCAAGGTCGAGCTGGAGTTTCTCCTCAACGTCATGGCCTTTAACCTGAAAAAGGCCGTTTTAAAGGCTGCTTGCTGAGGATCACTGCCTCCCTTTGCGGCGAAAGCTGCCAACTAAGGCAGAAAACACCCCAAGTCCTACCAGAAAACACGGGGAAATGCCGACTTTACGCTCGAAAAAGACCAAAAAGACGGAAATCAAAGACCTCAAAGGATTGTGCAGCAGTCTCGAAACGCATGGCGCTCCAAGCGCTTCTGCCACAAACAAAATCCGTTGCGATCCCAGTAGAGCAGCTTGATGATGGTCCGACTGCGGTTGCAAAAACCAAAGAGATGGCCGGCGAACGGATCAAGCTGCAACTGCTGCGAGACCAAGATGGACAGG contains:
- the tnpB gene encoding IS66 family insertion sequence element accessory protein TnpB (TnpB, as the term is used for proteins encoded by IS66 family insertion elements, is considered an accessory protein, since TnpC, encoded by a neighboring gene, is a DDE family transposase.), whose amino-acid sequence is MVSQQLQLDPFAGHLFGFCNRSRTIIKLLYWDRNGFCLWQKRLERHAFRDCCTIL